gaaatatcAAACACAAAAATCATCATTCCTGTCTCCTATTCAATGTTCATTTCCCTATAAACaagaaatattaaatttaaaggattcaaaacttaaaaaatatgcAAAATTAAACTAAATTTACTTAGAATAAAGAGATACTTCAAGAACACTTTTCAAACACTGATCAAAATATCAGGAATCTAGACCAGATAGTCTCAACCCAAAAGGAATTATCCCCCACCATACGTAAATGCTTCAGGAGTTCAACACGTATCTtcctcaaaaaaaaaatcttacaggAGACATGGCACTATGGAAATCCTAAAGCTCCATATCTCCAGGTTTAATACACACTTAATACTTAGACTTGTCCGATTACCCATATAAAACTGCCTGTCCACACCTTTACTTTCACCTTATTCCATATTTTATCTTAGTTTTCTTCAATATCACATTCAAAGACAACCTAGGCTCACACTCCCACATAGATGTGCAAATGAGTTGAGTAAAATCAATTGGTAGTACTAGTACCTCTAATCACAGCACTAGTGACAAACAACAGATAAGATGTTCTTTTACGAAACCATCCTTCTATTACTAGCATCTCTAATCACAGCACGAGTGACAAACAATAGATACCATGTTCTTTTGCGAAATCATCTTTCTATTTCGTAAAAGTCAGTTACCCAAAACAACTTAGTCATATATTCCTACTGCATTTCGTTATCCCATGATCATACATAATTATTAAGTACAAACACAGAAGGGTTCACTGTGAACAAAAATATGCTCCTAGTCTCCTACTTTTGAGCAGACATAGGCTCACAATCGTACACAGATGTGCAAATGAGTGAAATGGCTCAAATTAATTAGTAGTACAAGCACCTCTAATCACAAGCTCATGGCAAACAACACTTGcgatatttgattgataaatggCCCTATTtgtaatatacatacatacatacatacatacatacattttatATAGAGCGAGAGAGAGGTTATTTTAACTATAACTTCAAGTTGAAATAATGAATAGCGATAAAGAATAACATCAATGCCAGAAAAATCCATCCTTACAGCAGTATAGTGTAACACGAAACTAGAAATTCACATTTATAGCAGACTAGCAGCATAATAAACAATTACCAATTTATGTAACCATATTAGCAGAAAATTACAGTTATTTTCAAATTAATAGTAGTTGACATACCGCATCACCAAGGCTGCACTGCCATTTAAGTTGCAGAACTTGCCATCTTTCTTTCTGCCACCGCTGCCCAAGAATTACAAGTCCCATTACAGCTGTGGCAATGAAGATAGACCAAAATGTGTTTGCCTCTTTTGCATGAGCATACAAGGATACGGCTCGCCTCTTCCACCAAGCTTCACAAGGAAGGTTGGAGTCGTTGGACCCACCATATTTATCATCTTCCATAGGCTCTGGAGATTGAGGAATCCCTGTCAAATCTAAGCCTTGTTCAGATGGATCAGTTAGATCAGGAATTATCGTTTTCTCATCATATGCTGTTGGTCCACCAATAGTTGTTTCGCTGGGAAAAGAACTAAATTTAGCAGCACTATAAATAATATGCTCTTTATCAACTGAATTTAACTCTTGCAGAGCTGTGCCTTCTTCAAATTCTGTACCATGAACAGACAACTTGTTACCTTTTCCGTCAAACAACTGTATTTCAGGAAATTCATCTGGTACAGTCAATGCTTTCACATCCCAATCTTCTTCAGCCTTGCTATCGACTCTACCCTTTGCCTCCACATTCAATTCAGGAACAACATTTTCATCTCCCAGTTCTTTGTGGACACCACTAGTATCAGGTTCCAATGGTAAATTCTCATGCTGACTTGGTGGAAAGACAAAGTGACTAGACATAAACATTGCATGACCCGTTTCTGCTTCCTCCTTTCCAGTAGCATTATTCCTCTCATTGCCATCATTATCATTATTCTGTTCAACTCCCTCTGGACCAGGTGCAGCAGCATATGCTGATGCTGTAAGTGACACAACTTCCCATTCGTTTCCACAGGTATTAGTTTCCTCTCCCTCCTCTCccttttctctattctctctaTCTGCCATCTACCAAAATTTGAAGTTCCCTAATATTTGTATCGCCACAAAAGAACAGGGGAAAATTTCTATTATCTCATAATATTCAGAAAGATAATAAAGGGGGACAAAAAACAACTTGCATCTACAGACAAGTTAATACTAACTCTACTGTTAAAAATTCTCAGACTGCCTCTCATTATCTCATAATATTCAGAAAGATAATTAAGGGGGTCAAAAAACAACTTGCATCTATAGACAAGTTAAAACTAACTCTACTCTTAATAATTCTCAGAATACCTCCCCTCCCCCggcccccccaaaaaaaagtaaaataaataaataaataaaacagagGCTGAATTATGAGCATAAGTAACAATAAAACTGATCTTacaaacaatttaaaaaaaaaatcatcagtTAAAACTTCAAAACACAAACACATTGCTATCCAGGATTCCAGATAAATGAACACAGTTAGATCCGGGTAATTTTTTAAAAGGCTTAAATTGGCTCCGTACAGTATAATTCATTTGTAGAGAGCTTTCAGAAAACAAAAACATCCAGCCAACTGTACTTAATTCGAATAATCAGCTGAGTTCATTTGAGTTTGAACATCTGTATGAATCAAACATAAAGCAAATAATCAGAACTTTTATTCCCTCGACAACCAGACAGTAGaacattttttttcccaattttcgATCACTTACAGCTATTTTCTCATAATtatattaaagaaagaaaaaagaacctACTCTCATCCGAAAAGCGTTAACGTAACAAATTAAATCAAAACAATTCAACCATAAACCATAGAAAACCCTAACTAATCTTTACAAGTAACGATACCACTCATGTCGAGAATCTATCATCCAAAGCAAACAGAAACAGATCCATACACCATAAAAGAACCATCTAAACAAAACCACCATCGGACGCACTCAACAAAATACAAAAACCGATCGACACGAAAAAGAAAACCGAATCAGCAAAACAGACTGCTCAGATAATCCCGAGAGAATAAAGTAAACCAATATATTATTCAGCGATTGTTACCTGTACAGACGTCGAACGGCGGTGATCGCGGTGCTCCGACTAGACCGAAAATGTTTCCGGGACGGCAGGTAGAGGATTTTATACCGTGTTCTCGGGGTAATAGATGGGGAGAAACCGATGGGACCGGTGACCTGTCTTTTTCACCGGCAGTTGTCGGTGAAGCGCGGTGTCGTAGACGAGTGGGGAGATTTTTGTGGTACAGTACAGAGTGGAAACTGCAACgattttttttactatatttattaattttatttttcctaagGAAAGGAGTGGGAGGAGTGTTCAGGAGAATGTTCTTTGCTTCTTAGTTCTTGCCGCTGCGTGTGTAAAGGGGTGAGCATCCACTCggacaaaaaattaaaattttaaaaaattaaaaaatacaaaataaagaaatatagattatattatttatttctttgttATTATAATAAGGATGAAAATACAGaagttttaaattataattaaaaaataaatgcatttttTCATGTTATGCTTAGGtagaaattccaaaaaaaaatattgaaaatttaaaaatgataattGATAGAAATATTTAGGAAtttcttttttaattattataaaactatgcttttatttatttctcaaaagccttaTTATATTAGAATAGTTATAAGTAGGTAGAGTGATCGGACAAAAGTATGACCGCGTACAACATGGAATAAACATTGATTAATGGGAGTCTCACACGTTATCCTTTAAGGAGTATAAGTGAATCAAAAGCAAATCAAGAGGGATATGtataatttatttcttgtaaacTAGCAATAAAAGCAcctttttatattaaaatatacatacattacTAATAAGTAGTCATGTTCGATAAGGTGACAAACTTacgtgaaaattttaaaataagatgAGGTACCAATATGAGTCTATGATAGAATTGAGACCATAGAGTCATCATAGAGGCCAAAATCTATAGGACGTCTATTAAAGTTGGGTCTTCCAAAgttttaaatggttatatgaGTAGATAACTCAACAATAGATGATCTTGCCACACTTGAGTGAAACAAAACATTAATGTAACGAATTACAAATAGTTACTGCAAAAATTATTCCTCAATAATGTTGGGGAATAAACCGACCTGGAGTAATAATCACGCACAAAAAAAAGTCATACACATCCACaaggaacaccggatttacgtggttcggtccaaactgacctacgtccacgggagcacaccactgcactataatctgggagaaataacacacggaggagccactgctcaactctctctctcaccacaactctctgctctctgcactctgcaatacacacactctcacaactctctgctgcacacacatatatatatacaagaggggGGAGCAATATTCAAATATGGTGGCTTGCAATTTCAGCAAAGCCTGCAGAGCAGGTGGCCGTCCATCTCCAGTGTCAAAGATGGTTGCTGGTTTTGGTGCGGCTGTCTGCGGCTCCACACCTGCggaattcaacaatctcccacttggaggtggagacagcatctcaaccagtgtatatgcaaatgttgtgctcatgtatgtcttcaatcatgaagaccaactgaagttgagcataacttcagtttctctgtagttaccacctttgtcaacatgtcagctggatttctgctgccttgaatcttttcaagtgccagtactccatcctctaatagagatctgatgaagtgataacgcaatccgatatgtttggttctggaatgaaatgctgagttctttgccagatgtatcgcactctgactgtcgctgtacaaaacattcctctcctgcttcaacccaagctctgtcaacaaaccctgaagccaaatcatctctttgctagcttctgtcactgctacgtactcagcttctgtagtggatagggcaacaatcttttgtatctgcgacatccaactaacagctgttgtgccaacagtgaatatgtatccggtggtgctcctgcggtgatcaatttcaccagcaaaatcggcatctacatatcctttgactttcaagtctcctttgccgaaacataagCATTTATCAATAGTGCCTTtgaggtacctgaagatccaTTTCACTGCTTCCCaatgagtcttccctggattagacatgaatctactgactgctcccactgcttggccaatgtccGGTCTCGTACAAACCAtagcgtacatgagacttccaatggctgaggcataaggtaccttagccatgaagtccttctcttcatcagtctggggaacctgatccttggagaggcgaaagtgtcctgccaaaggtgtatttactgctttggcgttgctcatgttaaacctctgtagaaCACGGCCAATGTATTCCGACTGAGATAGCTGCAATGTTCCCTGtcgcttatctctggagattcgcatccaagtatctgcttcgctgagcctaagtccttcatgtcaaattccattgacaattgctgcttcaatttcctgatctcttctatatctggtcctgcgatcaacatgtcatccacatataacaacagaatgatatagctagactgatacctcttgaagtagcagcAGTGGTCGGCGTTACACTTTGTAAAATCATTCCTGTGCATAAAGCCGTCAAATTTCCTGtaccattgtctgggagcttgtttgagaccgtacaagctcttctttaacctgcacaccaaattctctttacctttctctgagaatccttctggttgatgcatgtagatttcctcttcaagatcaccgtgaagaaatgccatcttcacatctaactgctcaagatgtaagccctccgaggcaacaatactcagaacagatctgatggttgtcaacttcacaactggtgcaaaaatgtcggtgtagtcaattccttccttctgctcgaagcctttaactactAACCGAGCCTTGTATCTTctggagccatcatgctcctctttgattctgtacacccacttgttgcgaagggccttcttacctttgggcaactcagctagttcccacgttctgttggaggtgagggacttcatctcgtccttcattgcaagctcccacttgctcgcatctcctgcctgacatgcttcatcatagcattcgggctctcctccatctgtaagaagtaaataatctatataccttctgtttggtatatgaggccgagtagatctcctaagctccggagctggagtaggaggcggtggtgtgacgaattgctccactggttcctctgcctgaggattctcggcattctgctgTTGTGTTCCCATACATTCTGGGACATTATCCGTATCTACACAGGTTGGTTCTCTCTGAACTGGTTCGGTGGATTCAGCTGTgtgcctatctttgtacatcac
This region of Malania oleifera isolate guangnan ecotype guangnan chromosome 10, ASM2987363v1, whole genome shotgun sequence genomic DNA includes:
- the LOC131166861 gene encoding ATG8-interacting protein 2 — protein: MADRENREKGEEGEETNTCGNEWEVVSLTASAYAAAPGPEGVEQNNDNDGNERNNATGKEEAETGHAMFMSSHFVFPPSQHENLPLEPDTSGVHKELGDENVVPELNVEAKGRVDSKAEEDWDVKALTVPDEFPEIQLFDGKGNKLSVHGTEFEEGTALQELNSVDKEHIIYSAAKFSSFPSETTIGGPTAYDEKTIIPDLTDPSEQGLDLTGIPQSPEPMEDDKYGGSNDSNLPCEAWWKRRAVSLYAHAKEANTFWSIFIATAVMGLVILGQRWQKERWQVLQLKWQCSLGDAKTSRLLGPISRFKDVIVGGNRRGSSIATSGSTER